A region of Haliotis asinina isolate JCU_RB_2024 chromosome 9, JCU_Hal_asi_v2, whole genome shotgun sequence DNA encodes the following proteins:
- the LOC137295817 gene encoding transmembrane protein 209-like — protein sequence MARLAPGSSPVVEKTFRKRHGKVVARKAISSAVFILVIIMLLFIDMSYSTISSYFGVAHPALWYLECGGVIFWLFRLVPSIVYLVSYTRDYFFGDVVELTEEQARLLRVQKNERGFKVSPRKPVGDQSAQSSFIFSASTPVSQTSFTSDGSRHSPSSYLSQSPYGASFMFSQHSPPGYQSMSSSTLSPSHSQSFERSANLSSANNSSSRFDVSDHSGLRSRHNATYTKLSPASTYDAISDMPTLARYLKEQEEKERRSLQASPDTSSQGASFWSFGSSPMDHVNVLRKYQYQVATRSPQSPTAKASSSDQSVSSGVEEVWSNFGVTEDNLYLWTERLRKWLSLTLIIKLANELEKVNNTLRSIGCEDLQAGDVSVSTLKQLALTKGNFVPSLNAIIPYLDVSSNQEYVVKRIRDLATGAMSAFAWNSGGSYGKPWGEHLPTDSVLLMHLLCTYLDSLLPTQPRYPDGKTFTSQHFVKTPDQPDQGKKDAMYIYQVSISPPHFQVIIGDETFNLPKGRNNMFQAILLFFFYIKMKRGGMLGRVNIGMSGLNIMWIFN from the exons ATGGCGCGGCTTGCTCCAGGAAGCAGTCCAGTTGTTGAGAAGACATTCAGAAAACGTCATGGGAAGGTTGTTGCAAGAAAGGCAATCTCATCAGCTGTCTTTATTCTTGTGATTATCATGCTGCTCTTCATTGACAT GTCCTACAGCACCATTAGCAGTTATTTTGGAGTGGCCCATCCTGCACTGTGGTATTTAG AGTGTGGAGGTGTGATCTTCTGGTTGTTCAGACTGGTTCCAAGTATTGTTTATCTGGTGTCCTACACAAGGGATTATTTCTTTGGAGATGTTGTGGAGCTAACAGAAGAGCAAGCTAGACTACTTCGAGTTCAGAAAAATG AGCGAGGTTTCAAGGTATCACCACGGAAACCTGTAGGTGACCAGTCAGCACAGAGTAGCTTCATCTTCTCGGCAAGCACTCCTGTGTCACAAACAAGTTTTACCAGTGATGGATCCCGTCACAGCCCATCATCTTACCTATCACAGTCTCCATATGGGGCATCGTTCATGTTCTCACAGCACAGTCCTCCAGGCTATCAATCGATGTCATCATCAACACTTTCTCCATCACACTCACAGTCATTTGAAAGG AGTGCAAACCTGAGTTCTGCCAACAACTCTTCAAGCAGGTTCGATGTCAGTGACCATAGTGGGCTGAGGTCCAGACACAACGCCACCTATACCAAACTCTCACCAG CTTCTACGTATGATGCCATCTCAGATATGCCCACCTTGGCTCGTTATCTGAAAGAGCAGGAAGAGAAGGAGAGAAGAAGCTTGCAAG CCTCCCCTGATACCAGTAGTCAAGGAGCCTCATTCTGGAGTTTTGGATCCAGTCCAATGGATCATGTGAATGTACTGAGAAAGTACCAGTATCAGGTGGCCACCCGGTCGCCCCAGTCACCTACAGCTAAAGCCAGCAGCAGTGATCAGTCTGTGTCATCAGGCGTGGAGGAG GTTTGGAGTAATTTTGGTGTGACTGAAGACAACTTGTATTTATGGACAGAGAGACTCCGAAAA TGGCTCAGTCTCACCTTGATAATCAAGCTGGCGAATGAACTAGAGAAAGTGAACAATACGCTGAGGAGCATCGGCTGTGAGGATTTGCAGGCAGGAG ATGTTAGTGTATCTACGTTAAAACAGCTGGCTTTGACGAAAGGAAATTTTGTACCCTCTCTAAACGCTATCATACCCTACTTGGATGTGTCGTCGAACCAGGAGTACGTTGTCAAGCGTATACGAG ACCTGGCTACAGGTGCTATGTCCGCCTTTGCATGGAACAGTGGAGGTAGTTATGGCAAACCATGGGGGGAGCATCTACCCACAGACTCGGTG CTGCTGATGCATCTACTGTGTACCTACCTGGACTCCCTGTTGCCCACACAGCCCAGATACCCAGACGGCAAGACGTTCACCTCCCAGCATTTTGTGAAGACTCCAGATCAGCCTG ACCAGGGCAAAAAGGATGCAATGTACATCTACCAGGTCTCCATCAGCCCTCCACACTTCCAGGTGATCATCGGAGACGAGACCTTCAACCTACCCAAG GGCAGGAACAACATGTTCCAGGCTATTCTGCTGTTCTTCTTCTACATCAAAATGAAGAGAGGCGGGATGCTGGG gagAGTGAACATTGGTATGTCTGGATTGAACATCATGTGGATCTTCAACTGA
- the LOC137296562 gene encoding uncharacterized protein, translating into MDGDKSRKHFHPMTSERCPPLDGNTVEGWSTSRDLDQMITKPSEVSSAFLQRLEKDRNRLQEVHFKSMQNIPYGIREMISSPDTSQGVTIRRWVALPRTTPRKTKKTHNIQTDPKGIHPDATQRCAQASHRETVVSTPRNGLHISVPNTARDSVNDDDAFGVPNVPFKCPSLPSSRKKNCCIPSRLDSQIALRKAMRSQIEQQRSSALTNHVQFVSSNTLNGTRLTPPKGLVRSGRVNDTHSFPRPIAEGNLELLAILSVQEHNAPMAVDEELSMNGTYD; encoded by the exons ATGGATGGCGATAAAAGCAGAAAACATTTCCATCCGATGACATCAGAGCGTTGTCCGCCTTTGGATGGGAACACGGTTGAAGGTTGGTCCACGTCACGCGACCTTGATCAGATGATAACCAAACCAAGTGAAGTGTCGTCTGCTTTCTTGCAGAGACTGGAAAAAGATCGGAATCGCCTCCAGGAAGTTCACTTCAAAAGTATGCAGAACATTCCATATGGCATCAG ggaAATGATCAGCTCTCCTGACACAAGCCAGGGTGTGACGATCCGGAGATGGGTAGCTCTTCCAAGAACCACCCCACGAAAGACTAAGAAGACTCATAACATTCAGACTGACCCTAAAGGTATTCACCCAGATGCCACACAAAGATGTGCTCAGGCATCACATCGTGAAACTGTTGTGTCGACTCCTCGTAATGGCCTTCACATTTCTGTGCCCAACACTGCCAGAGATTCTGTCAATGATGACGATGCATTTGGTGTCCCCAACGTCCCCTTTAAATGTCCTTCTTTGCCGAGTTCCAGAAAGAAGAACTGTTGTATTCCCTCCCGACTGGACTCTCAGATTGCTTTGAGGAAAGCCATGAGGTCGCAGATAGAGCAACAGAGAAGCTCCGCCCTAACCAACCATGTCCAGTTCGTGTCTTCAAATACACTGAATGGTACCCGACTGACTCCACCAAAGGGGCTAGTAAGGTCAGGAAGGGTGAATGATACACACTCATTTCCCAGGCCGATAGCGGAAGGAAATTTGGAACTGTTGGCAATATTGTCTGTGCAAGAACATAACGCCCCTATGGCCGTGGACGAGGAGTTGTCAATGAATGGTACATATGACTAA
- the LOC137296091 gene encoding U6 snRNA-associated Sm-like protein LSm3, protein MADDQEQQVPAQTVEEPLDLIRLSLDERIYVKMRNDRELRGRLHAYDQHLNMIMGEVEETVTTVEIDEETYEEIYKSTKRNIPMLFVRGDGVILVSPPMRTGT, encoded by the exons ATGGCGGACGACCAGGAGCAG CAAGTACCGGCCCAGACAGTCGAAGAACCGCTGGATCTCATTCGACTCAGTCTAGATGAGCGTATTTATGTGAAGATGAGAAATGACAGAGAGTTGCGAGGCAGATTGCAT GCATATGATCAGCATTTGAATATGATCATGGGAGAGGTTGAAGAAACAGTCACAACTGTTGAAATTGATGAAGAAACATATGAAGAAATCTACAAG TCAACAAAGAGGAACATCCCCATGCTGTTTGTACGTGGAGATGGCGTCATTCTTGTCTCCCCACCCATGAGGACAGGGACATGA